The Maridesulfovibrio sp. genomic sequence ATCGGACAGGGGGATGATGAATCGATCATAAAAGGCACTCCGCCTGCCAAACTGGAGCAGATGAAACAAATTCTCATGCTCCGCGGCCGCATCAAAATCAAACTCAAGGAAATCCGCAAACAGCTTTCAAAAGAGCTTAACGACTATTACAAATCCCTTGAGCGACTCTCCATCCGGGTCCACCGCAAAATCCATCCCGGTGTGGAAATTAAGATCGGTGGGAAAACAGTACAGATAAGCAAACCCACAGCGCGCATGAAATTCCGCTTTGATGCAGATGAACGTACCATCATTGCGACCAAATTATAATCAACCCTTTGTGGAAACCAGCCGCCCGTTATCATCCGCAGGGTCATCAAAATCGAAATCAAAACTGTCTTCAAAAGTATCCACAAGTTCCCGCTTCACCTCCAGCTCAAGTTCGGTACGCGGGGAGGGTTCAGGCAACCACGGTCCGGGTAAAGATGTTTCCGGGATCAGATAAGAACTGACCGTGTTTTCAATTACCTTATCATTAACGTCCTGCCAGCGGGTAAAAAGGCCGTCATCCTCATCTTCCAGCAGCTCACGTACTTTCGCCGGATCAGCCAGCAAAGCATCATAAAACGCATCGGAGTCAAACCAGAGCAGCTTATCCTCCTCCGCTTCCTTGAGGCCCATCCATTCCAGATCAGTCTCATTATCACTGACAGGATCACGCCAAAGGTCTGCAAAGCCCTCACGAAAAAGATCTGCAGCAGGCAGAATGGCTTTTCGGAGGTCATTATATCCGTCAGTAACCAGCCCGACGTTTTTCTCCATTTCAGTAACCGCATCCACCACCCGCAGGGGAAGGCTCTCACCGAAATTACCATCCAACTCCACCGTAACCCGGCCATGATCAAGAGCAAATTCACCGGGTGCGCGAACCTCTCTATAGCCGTTAATAGTCATCTGCGCGTCCGCACCGGGATGGGCGGTAGCATTCAATCCCAGCACTTCAAGCCCGGAACCGGGTTCCAGCTCCAGCCGTTCCCCGATCTTGGGATTGACCGCAGTGATACTTACAGCCTTGCCGTCAATGAGATAATAATCATCACCGGTGTAGACAGGAGAAACCAGTCTGGCATCGACAACCTCGGCATTGATCTTATCCGAAGTTGAAGCGGCGGAATTGGCAATGCGGGTCAGCACAGTATCCCAGTCATCACCTGCTTCCACATAGAAATCAATAGATCCGGACTCCGCCCCGATATTGTAGTCAATGGAATAATCTCCGGCGGCAATGGAGGTTGTAGCATTGGCATCAAAGGACTTACTCAAAAATTGGGACGGGCCTCCGGCGAAAGCACCGGAAAGGTTGTAGAGCCCCTCTTCTGCCGGACCGATGGGCTTCCCGGTTGCGTATAGCTTCAGGTTGGAGATGAGATGGCCGCTGCTGTCAGAAAATGAAAGCTTATTGGCTGATTCAAGATCCTGCGTGCTGTCACCGCGATTTTCTTCCGTGACCACGTAGGCCGTGTTTACGGAAAATGCTAGGGCCGAGCCTATGCCCAGCAAGTCATCAGGATTGGAACCCACCGCATTCTGTTTGAAAATGCGGGCCTGCACAGGAAATGAGCTGTCGTTGACCGCATCTCGCACGGCTTCCAGCAATTCGTCATTGGTCATACCTTCGCTGACATCAACCTCAAGATGTCTGGAGGAAGATCCCAGTGTCATGTCGAATTTGTAAGTTCCGGCATCAAGAGAAGTCTCAGCTTCACCGCTGAAACCGCGCGAATAGTAACGGTAATAACGTTGAAAATTATCCTTGTTGGTCAGGGAGGCGGAAATTTTATTATCAAGAAAAGGATCGTTGACGACCAACCGGGAACTGCTCAGGCCGAAGCCCTGATCCGGCCAGCGGAAGGAGGCAAGGGTTTCGCTTAAGGATTTGACCTTGGACTGCACCTCCATGGCCGCAGAAGGTGCTGTGAGTTCATATTTATTCTTTAAGGCGGCGCGGCTGAACCGTTCTTCCCAATAAGATCCGGGAAAAACTCTTTGCAGGGAATCAGGCTTCTCCGTCGATTCCGCTACCTTGAGGTTGGTTCCGTCCAATGTCAGTTCCGCCACAACCTGATTCTCCATAGTAAACTCCGGCCATACACAACCCTTGTGCAGGAGCCGTGGCCGGAGCCGCAGTTCTGTCCTTCATCTGTAATAATGATCGGACAGTTTCGGGTTCGGCTTTACCCCGCCCGATATTCACAAGACAGCCGACCATATTGCGGACCATCTGCTTCAGGAAACCAGAACCACAGACCTCCAGAATCATTTCCTGCCCGATCTGACCGGGATAACGTCTGAATTCATGGATTGTGCGCACAGTAGAGCTCACCGGAGTACCGGTATTCTGGAAGGAGGCAAAATCATGTTCACCCAAAAAAAATTGCATGCCGCGATCAAGAGCGGAAAGATCAAGAGGACCGCATTTCCAGACATAATGCCTGCGCCAAGGCAGAAAAAAACTGTTATCCAGCCACAGGGTGTACGTATAGGTCTTGCGGACAGCATTAAAACGGGAATGAAAATCAGACGGGACAAGTTCGGCGTTGAGTACTGTCACATCGTCCGGAAGCAGAGAATTAAGTGCTCTTTGCCATGGGACAGCAGCCCTGTCCTCCTCCACATCAAAATGGACCACCTGCCCGAAAGCATGTACTCCGCTATCCGTACGCCCGGAGCCGTGAACCCGCACCGGAGTCCCGGTAATTCTGATTATGGCCTGTTCTAAGACACCCTGCACTGTGCGCAGCTCAGGCTGCAGCTGCCAGCCGCAAAAATCAGTGCCGTCATAGGCAAGGACAAGTTTGATTCTTTGCATTATAAGAATTAGGTGATGGCCGACGGAAAAAGACTTTTCTTATTGTTCCAGAGGAGTCTGAAGCTTGGTGAGTTCTTCGGAAAGCTTGGCTGCTTTCTTAGGCGTCACGAAACCGAGGATGGCACCGGCGTTGCGGCCGCGCATTCCTGACAAAATCTTGACGGCGAGGTCGGTGTCAAGAGATTCAATGACCTGTGCGGCCTGCTTGGCTTTCATGGCGGTGTAAACACCCACAAGATGCTTGATCTTCTTATCTTTGAGCACATCAGCATCGGCGAGCATCTTCTTTAACCGTTTTTCAAGATCATTCAGATCGGCCAGCTTCTTATCCAGATTCTGCTCAAGGGTACGCAGAGAGCGTTCTTTACGGGCCAGCTCATCTTCCTTGGCCTTAAGAGCTTTCCAGTCCGCTTCAGGCATGGTGGAGGGTTTGGATGCTTTGGGGGCTGGTTTGGCTTTGTCCTTGGCTTCGGCCTCAGCGGCAACAGCATCAGGCGGAGTGACAGCATTGCGGACAACATTGCTGCTTTTCACCACGGCCTCCACAACCTCTTTCACTTCATCATGATGCTCAGTAAGATCAAAGCCCAATGAACCGATCAGGGAAAGCTTGAAAAGAGCCAGAAAAATCAGGCAAAAAAGTATCTTAGAAATTTTCAGGTTTGAAGCGAATAGTTGCCATTTCGTCGAACTCTTTTTGTTCTTTGAGACTTTCTTCTTCATGATATTTCTTCGCCTGATTCTCTTTTAGCTTTTCGAGCAGTTTACGGTCTTTTGACTTATTTACAGCTTCTGCACGACATTTTTGCAAATTAAGGGCCAACTGCTTCAAACGGTTTTGGGCAGCTTGCAAATCCTCTTTTAGAGCGACATCATACTGCTGCCATAACCACATATCGTTAGCTGATAGATTTTCGTATCTTTTCTTCCGGTGGGCAACGATCAATTCTTCCACGGCCCAGAGCTTTTTCTTCGCCTCCTGATGCAGACGCAGGGCTTCAGCTAGAGCAAGTCTGGCCTGCTCTTCCGCTTGTTCCCTGAACTCCAGAACCTTTTCAAGCTTGAATACAAAAGGCTTGGGCATATTTTGAAATGATTACAGTAAAAAACTATTTCTTTTCTTCGGGTTTTCCGGCCAGTCCGCAATAACCTTTTTCAGCGTCAGCAAAACGCCACATCATACACATTGTCCCCTGGCAGAATTTCATTTTGTCATCACTGGTCATCAGATAAGGACAATATTTGAATTTGGCCTCGCTTTCAGAATGGAGCATGAATACCTCGCTGCTAATTGGATACAACTTTCTCGTAAATCAGACACTGCTTGCCCATGGCCTGCTTTACATATTCTTTAACCAGAACACCGATGCGTTCCTCACGGGTAAATTTATCGGCATATTTGCCGTTTTCATATACCTCGGGGAATTTGTCGGACAGGACAGGATGTTCTGCAGCAATGTGTTCGACCTGTTTTGAGTACTCGGTAATATAGTGGTCAATATCCTGATCGGACAGCGCTTCGATTTCACGGACCTTCTTGGCAAACGCATCGGGTGAGGGCAGGTCGCTGGATTCCATCAGGGCAGAAAAAGCACGCCCGAAACGCTGGCTGCCTTCAAAAATATGTTTCGGGCGGACCACATTCAGCCCGGCCCATCCGGCCCGCAGCCACTTGAACAGGTAGCTCACGGTCTGTCCGGGTTTATTTTTGTCCTGAATGTAAAGGTTCACAGACATGGAATCATACATAAAAGTATCCATCCAGCCCATGCCACCGGAAGTCAGGCCGGGGATGCCACTGTAAAAATAATTCCACTGGTTGTCGTCCACCACCAACCCTTTCATGCCCACGCTGGATTTATCCATCTGCTTGGATACGGAAAGAAAAACATCACGGCCCTCAAACTTGAGCAACACCAGCAGTCGGTTCAAGTCATACCGATAATAACCGCCGCCGAAGGAATCCGGGGTATTGACTTCAAACTCCTCACCACGCCAGACTCTGGGGGTGTCACAGTCATCAAGATATTTCCACGGCTGGACCTTTTCAGCATAAAACGGACTGTCTGCATGCCAGCCGCTAACCCTGATTACAGAGGGATAAATAGCATAGTTAGGAATATCAGGATTATAAGTATACTCAAGAATCCTTTTCAAACCGGCATCAACCTGCATACGCATGGCCGCACCATTGGCGGATTCTCGCTTGGGCAGATTTATAATTTCGTTTGTTGCCGGGGAATCATCCACATACTTGATCAAGCCTTTGATTTTTGAAGCATCAAGCGTGGCCTCCTTACCGGCCAAAAAAGCAAATAAGTAGTCTAGCCCAGCACTTACCTGCTTGGGGAGTGTTATTTTCTTGTCTTTCTGCTTTTCACCAAAAGTAGCGCACTCACCCTCCCCTGCCATAAGCGTTAGGGAAAGCATGGAAACCATAATCAGGGCAATTGCACAGAATAACGTCCGAAAAGAATTCGAACTCATAAACATTTTCATATATTCGGTTCACCTTCCCGCCTGAGAGCGGCGGGTTTTATCCTTTTTTGTACTTAATATTTATGCACTATTCCGCGTCTTGGCAAGCCCGATATAATAGCACTAACCAAAACGACTGCAGCGTTAGGCGTGTAATTCACCTATTATTCACAGCAAGCAAAATAAATACCTATCATGAGTTCATTCATCATTCAGGAAGACTACGTATAACGAATTCAGTTACGCATAAGCAAATCAAAGTCGAACTGTCCACTGACCGTCAAAATTAAGAATGACCGGGATGAACATGTCACCCCGGTCATTATATACGGTTTATTTTTTGTTATGAATTCTTCAAATCATCAATCAAATTATTAAGCATATTGGAAAGCTCCGCAAGATTCGCCATCGCTTCTGCCGATTGTTCCATGGCATTAAAGTTTTCATCTGCAATACGGTTGATTTCTGAAGTGGACATATTGATTTCCTCTGAAGCAGCACTCTGCTCTTCTGCCGCAGTAGCAATAGAACGGACCTGCTCAGCAACCAGCTCAATAATTTCAAGGATAGATGTCAGAGCTTCCCCGGCATCATTGACGAGAGAGGTGGTTGAGTCAACCATCTCCGTAGTATCGTTCATGGTATTGATTGAATTCCTTGAAGACTGCTGAATGGAACTTATTGCTTCACCGACCTCAGAAGTTGCGCTCACTGTCTTCTCCGCCAGTTTGCGAACCTCGTCTGCAACCACAGCAAAACCGCGCCCTGCTTCTCCTGCACGAGCCGCTTCAATTGCCGCGTTAAGGGCCAGCAGATTGGTCTGATCTGCGATATCGGTAATTACGCTAATAACGCTGCTGATAGACTCAGCCTTTTCTCCCAGCTGTCCCATTTCACTACCGAGCTTTTCAGATTCACTCTTAAGATTACCGACAGCAATCACAACCTTATCCACGATCTCGGAACCGCGTTCAGCTTCGAGTCTGGCCCGCTCAGCTTCTTCCGAACTTTTTGAGGCATTGGAGGCTACTTCAAGTACTGTGGCATTCATTTCCTCCATGGCCGTGGCATTTTCGGCTGCCCTTTCCCGCTGCATTTCCGAGCCGCGCCTTGATTCTTCAACATTGGCGGAGAGCTGGGTGGAAGAAGATGAAATACGTTCCACTATCTCTTCCAGCTGTCCGGCCGCCTGCATCATTCCTTCACGCTTTGCGGACTCAGCTCTACGGGTTGCCTCTTCAGCCTTGCCGAGTGCCTCTTCAGCCTGCTCTGTTTTTTCTTCAGCTTCACGAGTCTTGTCTTCCGCCAATGAGATAGTCTTAACCAACTCGCTGGTCATAGAGCGCAAGTTATCGAGAAGTTCTCGCAACTCTGCCCGGTAAGAGGCTTCTTCCGGCTCAGCCTCATAATGCCCTGCAGCAATCTGTCTTGCGAATTCACCCATTGCATAAATAGGCCGGACAAGACTTGAATTAACCATAATTGTTCCGAGAGCACCGAAGACCAGAGCCGCAACCGCACCAATGCCCAGCATAGTCACATTTGCTTCCTTTGAAGCGGCATATATCTCAGCGTGTGGAATGAAGGCGATCAGTGTCCAGCCTGTTTCCTTGGAACGATAAATTTCAGCAGAAAATTTCTCGCCGGCAAATTCAGTCGAATCGATCCATGTTTCCTTGGAATAATAAGCTTCACTAAGAGCGGCATTGTCCAGTTCATCAATTTTCTTAAAATTATTTGCAGGGGTTTTGGGATCGGCCAGGACAGTTCCGTCTCCCTGCACAAGAACAACAAAACCAGTCTCACCTATCTTGAGTTCATTAATTATCTCTGTAAGGTCCCCCAAAGAAATATCCACAGCTGAGACACCTATAAAGTTTCCACTCATATCCTTGATTTTGGTCACCATACCAATGTTGGGAAACCCCTCAGTAGTGATATACGCGGAAAGAATAGTAGATTCTTTATCTGAATTTTTACCTTCTTTATACCAAGGACGCTTACGAGGATCATACGTATTATTTATGGTCTCCGAACCGTCCTGAGTATAGCCGCCGTCTTCAAAACCAAGATACACATAAGCAAAGGACGGATTTGTCTTCATCAGGTCATTAGCAAGGCGATTTACAGCTATTTCAGATGAGTCTGTGGCGTGCATGGCAGGCTTACTGGGACCAGCAAGCTCGAAATATTTTGTCCACTTGCCCATTGCTTTTTTTGTTTCATCCAAACCAGCTATGAACCTACTTACATTTTTAGCTTTGTTCAGTATCTCGCCGATATAATTATTAACCAGCCTCAATTCTTGTCTGGCTGTTTTGCGGTATGAATCCTCCGCTGTTGAATCGAACTGCATGGAAACAGTCAACATGACTACGCCCACAGATATGATCATTGGAAAGACTATGGCCAGTATCATTCTTGTCCTGATCTTCACGAAAGAACTCCCTGCAAAAGTCAATAAAATTTAAGCCTAAAACACCACCTAATAGATAATACACATATTTAATATTTTATGTCCACGATTTCCTTTTCTATGTAGGTCATTTCCATTTAAGTATTAGGCAAAGAAAAAGGCACCCGAAGGTGCCTTTAATGAAAACAAATACATCAAATCCCATTTACTCAATTGTGATACACTCCACCGGGCAGGAATCAATTGCCTCTTCCACACAATCAAGATCGACTGCATCTTCTTTGATCACTTCCGCCTTTTCCCCTTCCGAATCAAGGGCAAAAACTTCAGGGCAAAGTTCTACACAAGTTTCACAGCCAATACACTCGTCCTGATCAATTACTACTTTTCCAGCCATAATCTGCCTCCAGGAATTTGGAAATAACTACTGCCTTTATTTTGCATACAACTCAATCACAAAGAGTATATTCTAGGCAAGCTTTTCCTATCAAAATATACTACGGCACAACCTTCTTGAGATGGTTTTCAGTCATACATGAGCAATATACCCTGATCAGGAGATGCACACTTTTTTGGGAAGACATTCTCAACTCAAAGAAAAGTCCCCTGAAATAAAATTTCAAGGGACCATGATGACAGTTTATGTTCTCTATTTATTCGCCCAGATAGGCCTTTTGAATATCCGGATTGTCCAGAAGCTTTTTAGCATCATCTTCCATGACCACATTCCCGGTTTCAAGAACATATCCACGATGGGCCATACTCAATGCTACTTTGGCGTTCTGCTCAACCAAAATAATCGTCGTGCCAAGCCTATTGATCTCATTGATAATATCAAATATCTGCTTAACGATAAGCGGCGCAAGTCCAAGTGAAGGCTCATCCAAAAGCAGTACTTTCGGGCGACTCATAAGCGCACGGCCTATAGCCAGCATCTGCTGCTCCCCACCGGAAAGAGTTCCTCCGGCCTGCCTGCGTCTTTCTCGCAGGATTGGGAACATGGAAAATACCCGCTCCATATCATCACCGATTTCATTATCATTGCGAAAAAAAGCTCCCATATCGAGATTTTCCTCAATGGTTAACCGGGGAAAAATACGACGCCCTTCCGGAACCTGA encodes the following:
- the fliJ gene encoding flagellar export protein FliJ, with translation MPKPFVFKLEKVLEFREQAEEQARLALAEALRLHQEAKKKLWAVEELIVAHRKKRYENLSANDMWLWQQYDVALKEDLQAAQNRLKQLALNLQKCRAEAVNKSKDRKLLEKLKENQAKKYHEEESLKEQKEFDEMATIRFKPENF
- a CDS encoding ABC transporter ATP-binding protein, which produces MTEPILELRDVHAGYGSIKALKGISIKAMEGEIVSIIGANGAGKSTTLMTICNIVKATAGEIYYKGQCINKVASDNLPSMGLCQVPEGRRIFPRLTIEENLDMGAFFRNDNEIGDDMERVFSMFPILRERRRQAGGTLSGGEQQMLAIGRALMSRPKVLLLDEPSLGLAPLIVKQIFDIINEINRLGTTIILVEQNAKVALSMAHRGYVLETGNVVMEDDAKKLLDNPDIQKAYLGE
- a CDS encoding methyl-accepting chemotaxis protein, which translates into the protein MKIRTRMILAIVFPMIISVGVVMLTVSMQFDSTAEDSYRKTARQELRLVNNYIGEILNKAKNVSRFIAGLDETKKAMGKWTKYFELAGPSKPAMHATDSSEIAVNRLANDLMKTNPSFAYVYLGFEDGGYTQDGSETINNTYDPRKRPWYKEGKNSDKESTILSAYITTEGFPNIGMVTKIKDMSGNFIGVSAVDISLGDLTEIINELKIGETGFVVLVQGDGTVLADPKTPANNFKKIDELDNAALSEAYYSKETWIDSTEFAGEKFSAEIYRSKETGWTLIAFIPHAEIYAASKEANVTMLGIGAVAALVFGALGTIMVNSSLVRPIYAMGEFARQIAAGHYEAEPEEASYRAELRELLDNLRSMTSELVKTISLAEDKTREAEEKTEQAEEALGKAEEATRRAESAKREGMMQAAGQLEEIVERISSSSTQLSANVEESRRGSEMQRERAAENATAMEEMNATVLEVASNASKSSEEAERARLEAERGSEIVDKVVIAVGNLKSESEKLGSEMGQLGEKAESISSVISVITDIADQTNLLALNAAIEAARAGEAGRGFAVVADEVRKLAEKTVSATSEVGEAISSIQQSSRNSINTMNDTTEMVDSTTSLVNDAGEALTSILEIIELVAEQVRSIATAAEEQSAASEEINMSTSEINRIADENFNAMEQSAEAMANLAELSNMLNNLIDDLKNS
- the truA gene encoding tRNA pseudouridine(38-40) synthase TruA; the protein is MQRIKLVLAYDGTDFCGWQLQPELRTVQGVLEQAIIRITGTPVRVHGSGRTDSGVHAFGQVVHFDVEEDRAAVPWQRALNSLLPDDVTVLNAELVPSDFHSRFNAVRKTYTYTLWLDNSFFLPWRRHYVWKCGPLDLSALDRGMQFFLGEHDFASFQNTGTPVSSTVRTIHEFRRYPGQIGQEMILEVCGSGFLKQMVRNMVGCLVNIGRGKAEPETVRSLLQMKDRTAAPATAPAQGLCMAGVYYGESGCGGTDIGRNQPQGSGIDGEA
- a CDS encoding ferredoxin translates to MAGKVVIDQDECIGCETCVELCPEVFALDSEGEKAEVIKEDAVDLDCVEEAIDSCPVECITIE